In the Sebastes fasciatus isolate fSebFas1 chromosome 12, fSebFas1.pri, whole genome shotgun sequence genome, TTTTAAACATAATACAATTTACCATTAATAATAAGACAGCTATATTTATTCAGTTGCAGAGTAGTTAACACAAAACACCAGATCACAGGATTAGTTAGCAGTGAACTGTCAGTGAAACTGAAGTTGGCAGCAACATGCAgtacatttctttacatttcCACAGGCATCAGTAATGAGGTGTGTAGTTGAATCTTTACCCAAAGGCACGTGTTCCTTGCTGAGGGATTTACAGTTCCCTACATGTTTGGTTGGGACGACCAGGTAGTGGTGGGGAGCTCCAGGTTTGATGTCTCTGAAACATGAGATGTCCTCATCctgcagaggagagaaatgacaaaacaatacaaactGCATCAGCCTCAGGACCGGAGGGGTAGAAGGGTACGGACGACAGGGTTCACTGAAGtgcaacacttttttttaactcgaGTTGTTGGTTAATTAAATCACCAATTGAGTCCCCTAACTGCAGCCTCtttccagtagagatggttcctggtcctctaagcaggactcagtccacagtagaaatacagactgcagcttgcaCATGTCttcattagtattattagtacagttcagacataaacagctgttaaagccactgacagctgatccagatgtgatccttcacgtgacgcttcagaggaaacgacgtctcatgtctctaaaaacatatccCCTCGTTTCCTCtgtcctcgcatggtttccttgcgtctctccatgcagGGAAAcggggatgcaattaagagctttgggatgcagcccagctctccatcatctctcctccagctctggtTTCCACCTGAAACCTGCAGTCAGATCGTGTTTCAGGGATCTGGAAGGTCCTTGGTGTGAAAACGTTTAGCATAGCTGAGCTAACTGTTCCCTAAAGCAGGAGCAACCTAGCAGGCCTAATGCCAGCCTGGTCTATATGATCCCTCATTAGATCATGTTGGTGTTCTCACCACGTGGAGGAGCTCTGTTCCCATCTCTTTGTTTATAATCTTGCAGAAGATACATTTCTTCTCATATCCTTCAGCTGGCAGGCTGCTGGTGTTGGGATCGTCTACCTGGGCAGGTAGAGGAGAAGGTAGAGGAGCCTCGACTGCTGCtgccatgttgttgttgttgttgtactaTGAACTGTCGATCCCAGAGCTCATCGAGCTCACAAGGGGAAACCAAAAGATTGTCGATTGTCAGTGTGTAAGGGAGGAAACCTGCCACCAGATGGGGATGTAGTTCAACATG is a window encoding:
- the hint3 gene encoding adenosine 5'-monophosphoramidase HINT3: MAAAVEAPLPSPLPAQVDDPNTSSLPAEGYEKKCIFCKIINKEMGTELLHVDEDISCFRDIKPGAPHHYLVVPTKHVGNCKSLSKEHVPLVKRLVETGKEILQKNNVTDLSDVRFGFHWPPFCSVTHLHLHVLAPVSQMSFMSRVIYRLNSYWFITAEQLIAILESKVETN